Within the Cotesia glomerata isolate CgM1 linkage group LG6, MPM_Cglom_v2.3, whole genome shotgun sequence genome, the region AGATCCCGGTCAGTTGAGTAGCCTAAGACCACAGCTAGAATTACTCGCTGGCATTGATCCCAGTCCTGAAACCGAGTATCCGAGTTGGGCGTCAACTCGTGCAGCGCTTGAAGCTGTCACGGCTGTTGTGACGACTCTTGTTGACTACATTCAGAAACACGGAAATCGAAAGTCCCAAGAGACCATTCATAACACTGGTCCAGGACAGATGAAGTATAAAATCAGTATGTGTCGTGATTTAACTCTGCGCGGTTCGTGTCCACGTTCTACTAATTGTACATTTGCTCACAGTGATTTAGAACTCGATAAATATCGTTCAAAGCATCGTAAGCTTAGCATGCGTTCCAATTTGGCTTTATCAGGTAGTCCAGATCATAAAATAGGTATTGACAAACCTGGCATGATTTCACCGATTCAAATTCAAACTAAATCATATAATCAACCTGGTGATTCTAATTTTCCAgctaaaataaatgatactcattgtgaaaatttttacaatatagGCTCTGTTAATTCAGTGAATTGTTTACAATATccgttaataaataatgaaaattatatgaataatatgaGTAACTACGTGTTACCAAATTCAGAGCAATGTCAGCAAGTTACTGACAAAACTATCGATCGAGAGTGTCCGCATTACATTGTGCAAACACCTATTGACTATTCTAGTGTCAATGTTCATATGTGGGACGCACTACAAGTACCCGGTTTTGGTGAAAatgtttatcaaaataataacaataataacaacaacaacaacaacaacaacaacaacaacaataacaacaacaaaaaacaaaaatcagtTGCTAAAACTCTGGCATTGTTATTGCAACGCagaatagaaattataaatcagttggaaaatattttaggcAAAACTGCTAATCAGCAgcagctaaaaattaattatgagttACAAGATACAATGCCGCATTATTCTACTTGGACAAACGCTGCTCCTTTGTCACAGACAACGcctcaacaaataaattacggaaataattttcatcgaTCTGACTCGATATTATTTGACGATGAATTCATTCCATTTGATGCATCTGCTGCTAATAAATACGGACCTATCTCCAGGATATCCAAGTCAATATTGAGGCCGACTAATGGTTCACAACACAATACCATGTATAATGAGACTATTACTCCTTCAATACAAACTATTAGACCAATATCTACTGCTAATTCTACTGGACCTTGGTACTACAATCAACGTAAGTACTTTATTTATCATCCACCTATTTTAAGATGATGAAACTTGAAactttttcttgaatttaaattaatttttttttaatttagcttatGGAACTGTAGGAACAAATAGTGGAACACCAACAACacaaaaatcgaatttaagCGAAGCTTACGTTACTTTGGGGCCTTGTAAATTATCCGAGTCCTCCTCTCCACACATTCAATTAACTCGTCACGAAAGTCCGCCTAAagagtaattataattttattatttttactgataaataaaattcatcttaataatcttaatattatcttttattttagtcTAATTATAGAGTCTCAAAAGGTTAAGCAGCAATTAAAGCatttggagaaaaaaataaatgacttgaaggtaacaaaaaaattttatttaataatgaagatTGTCTagtcaataattactaaatattattattattcaatacaGTTAGCGACTCAAGGAGCAGCATTTAATGAGGGTGAAAGACTGGCACAAGAACTGCAAATTATTGAAGCGGGCATTagagaaaaagaaaaggatgTGCGTAATTGGAATCCTTATTACAATGTACCAAGTGTGCAACCAGTTAACTATTTATCTGATCAAACAATTGATCAGCCTGTAAATAATCCTATGAAAGatgtgagtttttttttttttttttaattttattgattattactttctggtgtttattttttaaataaataaaatgtttttttttttttttgttatcaatTAGGAAGACTCGTATGAAGCAGACATAGCTAATGACATACGCGAGCTAGAAATTCGATGGGATTACGAACTACAAGAACAAGAAAAACGTTGGTCTAACGAAGACGataacgtaaaaaaattttagtttatataaTACTAAAGCCAAAAACGTATCAAAGCtttgaagaaaatattaaagaattttaaagcGATGTACTCAggtgagtttaaaaaaaaattatcagcagACTTGATTGCTTTTAACCTCGTGAAATAGTTAAAAGTACTTATTAGATAAcagttttaaacaaatgatgAAAACAATGTGATATTAACTACAGCTTTGTTGAATAACTCTGAGGTTCATCGATATGGTACAGAGTGATAAAAAAAGCTTGTAGTTGTATAACTGTGCTAAGTGCacgtaattataatgatatatatatatttaataaaataactgaaatatgtttttaaaaatgattgaacGTATGAAGGatgtttgttaaaatttaacagGAAAGATACAACAAAATATTGACTAGTGTTTCATAAACATTACGACtaatagattaattatttgtatatttatatatttgcaTATTAAGCAAAGCATTATTATATATCATGTCATTATAAAACTTGagacaagttttttttattaatactatGTAAAATAACTATTGAAGTCAAAACAAAAGCTACTTATGTATGATtggaacaaaaatttttactgtataATTTGGTCAGTATCTCACAGTTTAATTTCTTAAGAAGAGTTCACATTTTTcctctctctcgccctctattggacaaacgaaagtatctctgtcatatttgaacaacaaatggaatcttaaaacgcattttatgcataaataaatgaaaattttccaaaaaagcgttttttttcgaaattttatcacatacatgagaaaaacacgtttgaaaatcaactataaaccgctcttaaacataaattatcaatttttttttttttaagatttttttttttatttcgacgTTAAATATGCTAAGTAATATattgattgataattattattaattttgaaatatttacgATTAAATaacgttatttatttaaatcattacgAGAGTTttgcaataatatttttcgttttattattattattattattttttttttttttttttttttaaatgatacgAAAAAGCTTGTATCTACGATATGATGGTTCCAGTTTTATTGGAAGTCTTACATGGCCttagtatgaaaaaattatattgtaattatttcttGAAGAAGTaatgttattgtttttattttattgtattttatcattaatatttttagtgattctgttttatatttttacaattaaatacaTTTAGAGTAATAGCCTgttttaaagtaatataattcAAGTATTTACGAATGAATTTACCGTAAAATCGATATAAATAATTGGCTGATAGATatcaaatatttgaaatataaaataattacaataaacaaagcagaggaaaaaaaaaaaaggttgtGGGCTGTGTATGAAAGGAAGTTATAAgagcaaaataaataaatttgccgTAGCTTCATATTAATTGCATGTTAAACATGTCTTGAGTTATATAAGGACTTCACATATATACCCATATTGttggtatttattttattttataatatacaatagtttatcaaagttatttaaaatttatttgaatccaCTATTAGcaacaaaagtattttaaaacatctattataataataaactcaTATTTCACAGTAATGAAAATCGTATTCACTATTTATATACATCGTTAAAATAAACAGAAACAAATAATTACTGAGATTTATTGTCATCTACttataaaaagatatttagtaatttaaatttatataaataaaaataatgccaagttatttgtaaaaagaaaaataatttgtttcaaCGAATGTGCCTACtcttttatataaattctCGCTGtagttgttttaattattccaaACTCGGGTAAATAAGTACttatttaaatcttttaattttatttttcattatagaAAGTTTATATAAgttgtttgttttttaaattattaatttagtatCCTCAGTTTATAAGTAAGTAGCATGTGGAATGATAATGATAGGCCAacgttgaaaataatttccatGGTGAAATTGCACACTGTTTTACAAtgtcaataaataatgaatttatgtatttttcaaataaaatatactttCCAATGAAAGTGTACTATATTtgtattatcaataaataatagtttaaagtTAACAGTTacttgttgttattattattcatgtctttatcaaatttttcctACTTTTGATGTTCAGTACTTTTTTCACTGGGTTTTTGGTCTCTAATCAtcttctcaattatttaaaaaaaaaaaaaatttatattcacatAAATTACCACGAAGGTTTTTTCAAGTTATtcataataacattaattaaaaaaattttagtgctttaatttcatattttaaatgtattgttttaaaaataaaaaaaaaaaatttctaattgcGCTTGGCGTgcgtcattaaattttttcaggattAATGAATGTTTTGTTTGAGTTTGAGTTTGTAAAACTAAAATTGTTTGAGTTTTACTTTCTTCACACAAGCCAGCTGTTCAAGGTGTCTCGGGAGTTCTCATCGAACGGTGGACACATTTCTACGATACTTCGGTCGTCGCCAGTAGGTGGCAGATAGTAATAAATTGAGCGGCAGTTTCAAACAACGATATTCTTTAGACatcataacttaaaaaaatattagtaataaaatcaatagtataaaatactgttttagatttaaaaattgttaataacaaattaatatattGTAAACGAACAATATATTACTAATAATATAGATGGgtctaaaaaatgttaattatttaatatttgtttacttttttatcattcttattatttttcttcattaaataaacataaaatccCAGATTTTCTAGACACATAATTAtagctataataataaagataatatgAGACTCAAAGTCAGTCCAAAATCTTAGAAATAAACCAGCGGCAAAGAAAGCCAGCGATAAgaacattaataatttaaatatgatCATGTTAGGTTGTTGTATAGTTtgactttgatttttttcttctttattgtCATGTTCATTGTTTATCATAGTACTTGAATAATTTCTTacaagttataaataattatttttcattaataacttCGTTTTACTGTTctataataaagaaaaaaaagtctatttttttt harbors:
- the LOC123266907 gene encoding roquin-1, whose product is MPIQAPQWTEFLSCPVCCHDFDSTARGPISLGCGHTICRTCLANLHRKQCPFDQSTINTEIEILPLNEALLQLVGNTVHPENYIHQTLVLPENHGDYLITKRCIEELALYLKPCQTIPANGTGMGLVSRPMQRKLVTLVGCQLVEPEGRSRAVRAARSLGERSVTELILQHQNSQQLSANLWAAVRARGCQFLGPAMQEEVLKLVLLALEDGSAMSRKVLVMFVVQRLEPHFPQASKTSIGHVVQLLYRASCFKVSKREGDSSLMQLKEEFRTYEALRREHDAQIVQIATEAGLRIAPDQWSALLYGDTGHKSHMQSIIDKLQTPQSFAQSVQELMIALQRTPDPGQLSSLRPQLELLAGIDPSPETEYPSWASTRAALEAVTAVVTTLVDYIQKHGNRKSQETIHNTGPGQMKYKISMCRDLTLRGSCPRSTNCTFAHSDLELDKYRSKHRKLSMRSNLALSGSPDHKIGIDKPGMISPIQIQTKSYNQPGDSNFPAKINDTHCENFYNIGSVNSVNCLQYPLINNENYMNNMSNYVLPNSEQCQQVTDKTIDRECPHYIVQTPIDYSSVNVHMWDALQVPGFGENVYQNNNNNNNNNNNNNNNNNNNNKKQKSVAKTLALLLQRRIEIINQLENILGKTANQQQLKINYELQDTMPHYSTWTNAAPLSQTTPQQINYGNNFHRSDSILFDDEFIPFDASAANKYGPISRISKSILRPTNGSQHNTMYNETITPSIQTIRPISTANSTGPWYYNQPYGTVGTNSGTPTTQKSNLSEAYVTLGPCKLSESSSPHIQLTRHESPPKDLIIESQKVKQQLKHLEKKINDLKLATQGAAFNEGERLAQELQIIEAGIREKEKDVRNWNPYYNVPSVQPVNYLSDQTIDQPVNNPMKDEDSYEADIANDIRELEIRWDYELQEQEKRWSNEDDNVKKF